One part of the Coffea eugenioides isolate CCC68of chromosome 10, Ceug_1.0, whole genome shotgun sequence genome encodes these proteins:
- the LOC113749045 gene encoding uncharacterized protein LOC113749045 isoform X3 produces the protein MRYGYYGDCDMLLGPSSSRLFEANSVFVKQVHVTDTDRKGVVLYGFSQKPELSLEESWSVSNYMIVGSYSHKGFSLWLNKGSRIQLGLEAEKTSLNQLDVSVSKGVRKYETLLPPNSLGADLFNYDTAGKAAEYVIEEDDRYCIGITNLNPRSIMVVMHVNVSSKMYDSTKAKSMCSTGSGRCHLNLLFPITQYVVVTTPNNGDLGQWHVELSFVARLLAYICILGVIVISFFLLLKLLGACNEENHEPEHPVTRVAAETEPLLPEKVFRLPYGTDEEDRESSRGSSSEDLYDGKICVICYDMPRNCFFVPCGHCATCQDCANRIMEGETRVCPICRRLIHKVRKVIIP, from the exons ATGAGGTATGGTTATTATGGGGATTGTGACATGCTGCTTGGACCTAGCTCGTCGCGATTATTTGAGGCCAATTCTGTGTTTGTGAAGCAAGTTCACGTCACAGATACTGATAGGAAAGGAGTCGTTCTTTACGGGTTTTCGCAGAAGCCTGAGCTGAGCCTGGAAGAGAGTTGGAGTGTGTCAAATTATATGATTGTTGGATCCTACAGTCATAAG GGATTCTCGCTGTGGTTGAATAAAGGTTCAAGAATTCAGCTTGGACTGGAAGCAGAGAAAACTAGTTTGAATCAACTTGATGTATCAGTAAGTAAAG GGGTGCGGAAATATGAGACCCTTCTGCCACCAAATTCTCTAGGTGCTGACCTCTTTAATTATGATACAGCTG GTAAAGCAGCTGAATATGTCATTGAAGAAGATGATAGGTACTGCATCGGCATCACTAATTTGAATCCTAGAAGCATCATGGTGGTAATGCATGTGAATGTTTCTTCCAAAATGTACGACAGCACAAAAGCAAAGAGCATGTGTTCAACAGGAAGCGGGAGATGCCATCTCAATCTTCTTTTCCCAATTACCCAATATGTAGTAGTGACTACTCCAAACAAT GGAGATCTTGGCCAATGGCATGTTGAGCTTTCATTCGTTGCTCGTCTTCTTGCCTACATTTGTATTTTAG GTGTTATTGTTATTAGCTTCTTTCTGCTGTTAAAATTACTGGGAGCATGTAATGAGGAGAACCATGAACCAGAACATCCTGTAACGAGAGTTGCAGCTGAGACTGAACCTTTGCTGCCTGAGAAAGTCTTCAGATTGCCATACGGAACTGATGAAGAAGACAGGGAGTCAAGCAGGGGTAGCTCTTCAGAAGACCTATATGATGGCAAGATTTGTGTCATCTGCTATGACATGCCACGAAACTGCTTCTTTGTTCCCTGCGGCCACTGTGCTACTTGCCAAGATTGTGCTAATAG GATCATGGAGGGGGAAACCAGGGTGTGTCCAATATGCCGACGGCTCATCCATAAAGTGAGGAAAGTTATTATCCCTTAG
- the LOC113749045 gene encoding uncharacterized protein LOC113749045 isoform X1: MHRSVLAAQSNHHPRHQYSQRCQETRVCLLAPLSICLCVAISMRYGYYGDCDMLLGPSSSRLFEANSVFVKQVHVTDTDRKGVVLYGFSQKPELSLEESWSVSNYMIVGSYSHKGFSLWLNKGSRIQLGLEAEKTSLNQLDVSVSKGVRKYETLLPPNSLGADLFNYDTAGKAAEYVIEEDDRYCIGITNLNPRSIMVVMHVNVSSKMYDSTKAKSMCSTGSGRCHLNLLFPITQYVVVTTPNNGDLGQWHVELSFVARLLAYICILGVIVISFFLLLKLLGACNEENHEPEHPVTRVAAETEPLLPEKVFRLPYGTDEEDRESSRGSSSEDLYDGKICVICYDMPRNCFFVPCGHCATCQDCANRIMEGETRVCPICRRLIHKVRKVIIP, translated from the exons atgcACAGATCAGTTCTTGCAGCACAAAGCAATCATCATCCTCGTCATCAGTATTCTCAGCGGTGCCAAGAGACTCGTGTTTGTCTCCTTGCTCCTTTATCAATTTGCCTTTGTG tAGCAATTAGCATGAGGTATGGTTATTATGGGGATTGTGACATGCTGCTTGGACCTAGCTCGTCGCGATTATTTGAGGCCAATTCTGTGTTTGTGAAGCAAGTTCACGTCACAGATACTGATAGGAAAGGAGTCGTTCTTTACGGGTTTTCGCAGAAGCCTGAGCTGAGCCTGGAAGAGAGTTGGAGTGTGTCAAATTATATGATTGTTGGATCCTACAGTCATAAG GGATTCTCGCTGTGGTTGAATAAAGGTTCAAGAATTCAGCTTGGACTGGAAGCAGAGAAAACTAGTTTGAATCAACTTGATGTATCAGTAAGTAAAG GGGTGCGGAAATATGAGACCCTTCTGCCACCAAATTCTCTAGGTGCTGACCTCTTTAATTATGATACAGCTG GTAAAGCAGCTGAATATGTCATTGAAGAAGATGATAGGTACTGCATCGGCATCACTAATTTGAATCCTAGAAGCATCATGGTGGTAATGCATGTGAATGTTTCTTCCAAAATGTACGACAGCACAAAAGCAAAGAGCATGTGTTCAACAGGAAGCGGGAGATGCCATCTCAATCTTCTTTTCCCAATTACCCAATATGTAGTAGTGACTACTCCAAACAAT GGAGATCTTGGCCAATGGCATGTTGAGCTTTCATTCGTTGCTCGTCTTCTTGCCTACATTTGTATTTTAG GTGTTATTGTTATTAGCTTCTTTCTGCTGTTAAAATTACTGGGAGCATGTAATGAGGAGAACCATGAACCAGAACATCCTGTAACGAGAGTTGCAGCTGAGACTGAACCTTTGCTGCCTGAGAAAGTCTTCAGATTGCCATACGGAACTGATGAAGAAGACAGGGAGTCAAGCAGGGGTAGCTCTTCAGAAGACCTATATGATGGCAAGATTTGTGTCATCTGCTATGACATGCCACGAAACTGCTTCTTTGTTCCCTGCGGCCACTGTGCTACTTGCCAAGATTGTGCTAATAG GATCATGGAGGGGGAAACCAGGGTGTGTCCAATATGCCGACGGCTCATCCATAAAGTGAGGAAAGTTATTATCCCTTAG
- the LOC113750210 gene encoding isoflavone 3'-hydroxylase-like has translation MEISYYLLLIPLLYLLTNQITKRFNNLPPSPFPSLPVIGHLHLIKNPVHRTLAQISSKYGRVLLLYFGSRPVLLISSPSAAVECFTKNDIVFANRPKFLAGKYLGFNYTTLVWASYGQHWRNIRKIATVDILSGSRVQMFTRIRSEEVHLLIRRLLKAAAASADDQGMVDMKSAFFELTLNIIVRMIAGKRYSGDGSGKIEEVTSFQEMVKESLKVSGSTNAADFVPLLRWIGQNKLESHLKTLQMKREKFLQDLIEKHRSIASHRENKTLIDVLLSLQETEPEYYTDQIIRGLVQIMLSAGSDTTSGTMEWALSVLLNNPEALKKAQEEIDVQIGQSRLITDSDLGQLPYLQAIINETFRMYPVSPFISLHESSEECTVEGFGIPRGTLLLVNLWAINYDPEIWEEPTKFKPERFMNLEGERERFEFMPFGLGRRGCPGENFARRVVGLALGSLIQCFEWERPGEELVDMSEGAGHTMPRAQPLLAKYRPRPEMVKLL, from the exons ATGGAGATTTCGTACTACCTTCTGCTCATACCCTTGCTGTATTTACTCACCAATCAGATTACCAAAAGATTCAATAATCTCCCACCGAGTCCTTTTCCATCTTTACCTGTAATTGGGCATCTTCATCTCATCAAGAATCCAGTCCATCGAACATTAGCTCAGATCTCCAGTAAATATGGCCGAGTTCTCTTGCtttattttggttctcgccctgtCCTCCTCATATCTTCACCCTCTGCTGCAGTGGAATGCTTCACCAAGAATGACATAGTCTTCGCAAATCGGCCCAAGTTCCTCGCGGGAAAATACCTTGGCTTTAACTATACAACTCTGGTTTGGGCCTCGTACGGTCAACACTGGCGCAATATAAGAAAAATCGCTACCGTTGATATATTATCAGGTAGTCGAGTCCAGATGTTTACGCGCATACGTTCTGAGGAGGTTCACTTGTTGATTCGGCGCCTTCTAAAGGCCGCTGCCGCTAGTGCTGATGACCAGGGCATGGTCGATATGAAATCAGCCTTCTTCGAACTCACACTGAACATTATTGTGAGGATGATTGCTGGAAAACGATATTCTGGTGATGGCTCAGGAAAAATAGAGGAAGTCACCAGCTTTCAAGAGATGGTTAAAGAGAGTCTTAAAGTCAGCGGATCAACAAATGCTGCGGATTTTGTTCCACTACTGAGGTGGATAGGGCAAAATAAGCTTGAAAGTCATCTGAAAACGTTGCAGATGAAGAGGGAAAAGTTCCTACAAGATTTGATTGAAAAGCACAGAAGCATCGCCAGCCATCGTGAGAACAAGACACTGATTGATGTTCTCTTATCTCTCCAAGAGACCGAACCAGAGTACTATACGGATCAAATCATCAGAGGCTTGGTTCAG ATAATGTTATCGGCGGGAAGTGACACAACATCTGGAACTATGGAATGGGCACTGTCAGTTCTGCTGAACAACCCAGAGGCTTTAAAGAAAGCGCAAGAAGAAATAGACGTTCAAATAGGCCAATCAAGGCTGATAACTGACTCAGACCTTGGCCAGCTTCCTTACCTTCAAGCAATAATAAACGAAACTTTTCGTATGTATCCTGTGTCCCCTTTTATCTCCCTGCATGAATCATCCGAAGAATGTACTGTTGAAGGCTTTGGTATCCCTCGTGGGACATTGCTCCTAGTGAACCTTTGGGCTATTAATTATGATCCTGAAATATGGGAAGAACCCACAAAATTCAAACCTGAAAGGTTCATGAACTtggaaggagagagagagagatttgaGTTTATGCCATTCGGGCTTGGCCGAAGAGGATGTCCTGGCGAAAATTTTGCTCGACGAGTTGTGGGGTTGGCATTGGGTTCACTTATTCAATGCTTTGAGTGGGAAAGACCTGGAGAAGAATTGGTGGACATGAGTGAAGGAGCTGGGCATACTATGCCTAGAGCTCAACCGCTGCTGGCAAAGTATAGGCCACGCCCTGAAATGGTTAAGCTTCTTTGA
- the LOC113749045 gene encoding uncharacterized protein LOC113749045 isoform X2 produces MHRSVLAAQSNHHPRHQYSQRCQETRVCLLAPLSICLCAISMRYGYYGDCDMLLGPSSSRLFEANSVFVKQVHVTDTDRKGVVLYGFSQKPELSLEESWSVSNYMIVGSYSHKGFSLWLNKGSRIQLGLEAEKTSLNQLDVSVSKGVRKYETLLPPNSLGADLFNYDTAGKAAEYVIEEDDRYCIGITNLNPRSIMVVMHVNVSSKMYDSTKAKSMCSTGSGRCHLNLLFPITQYVVVTTPNNGDLGQWHVELSFVARLLAYICILGVIVISFFLLLKLLGACNEENHEPEHPVTRVAAETEPLLPEKVFRLPYGTDEEDRESSRGSSSEDLYDGKICVICYDMPRNCFFVPCGHCATCQDCANRIMEGETRVCPICRRLIHKVRKVIIP; encoded by the exons atgcACAGATCAGTTCTTGCAGCACAAAGCAATCATCATCCTCGTCATCAGTATTCTCAGCGGTGCCAAGAGACTCGTGTTTGTCTCCTTGCTCCTTTATCAATTTGCCTTTGTG CAATTAGCATGAGGTATGGTTATTATGGGGATTGTGACATGCTGCTTGGACCTAGCTCGTCGCGATTATTTGAGGCCAATTCTGTGTTTGTGAAGCAAGTTCACGTCACAGATACTGATAGGAAAGGAGTCGTTCTTTACGGGTTTTCGCAGAAGCCTGAGCTGAGCCTGGAAGAGAGTTGGAGTGTGTCAAATTATATGATTGTTGGATCCTACAGTCATAAG GGATTCTCGCTGTGGTTGAATAAAGGTTCAAGAATTCAGCTTGGACTGGAAGCAGAGAAAACTAGTTTGAATCAACTTGATGTATCAGTAAGTAAAG GGGTGCGGAAATATGAGACCCTTCTGCCACCAAATTCTCTAGGTGCTGACCTCTTTAATTATGATACAGCTG GTAAAGCAGCTGAATATGTCATTGAAGAAGATGATAGGTACTGCATCGGCATCACTAATTTGAATCCTAGAAGCATCATGGTGGTAATGCATGTGAATGTTTCTTCCAAAATGTACGACAGCACAAAAGCAAAGAGCATGTGTTCAACAGGAAGCGGGAGATGCCATCTCAATCTTCTTTTCCCAATTACCCAATATGTAGTAGTGACTACTCCAAACAAT GGAGATCTTGGCCAATGGCATGTTGAGCTTTCATTCGTTGCTCGTCTTCTTGCCTACATTTGTATTTTAG GTGTTATTGTTATTAGCTTCTTTCTGCTGTTAAAATTACTGGGAGCATGTAATGAGGAGAACCATGAACCAGAACATCCTGTAACGAGAGTTGCAGCTGAGACTGAACCTTTGCTGCCTGAGAAAGTCTTCAGATTGCCATACGGAACTGATGAAGAAGACAGGGAGTCAAGCAGGGGTAGCTCTTCAGAAGACCTATATGATGGCAAGATTTGTGTCATCTGCTATGACATGCCACGAAACTGCTTCTTTGTTCCCTGCGGCCACTGTGCTACTTGCCAAGATTGTGCTAATAG GATCATGGAGGGGGAAACCAGGGTGTGTCCAATATGCCGACGGCTCATCCATAAAGTGAGGAAAGTTATTATCCCTTAG